AAAAACCTCCTAAAGGCAGGCTGACAACAAAGAATATATCCTGAACCACATCCATAAATGACTTGGTTATACCTTCGTAGAACATAAAGTCAGTGAAGAATTCCGTTGCCCCAAAGCCGAGCATACTCGGAAGTCCTAGTGCAAAAACTACTATAGCCATCAGTGCTACGGCCTTTCCCCTGCTTATTTTTTTCTCATCAACCAAAAATGCCACCGGCACCTCAAGCAAAGAGATAGTAGACGTTAAAGCAGCAAAGCTCAGTAAAAGGAAAAATCCGCCTCCTACAAAGCGTGCCATTATAGGATCCATAGTCTGGAATACGCCCATTAGCGCTACGAACACAAGCCCGGGGCCTTCACTTGGCGACTGTCCTTGTGAAAACACAAGAGGGAAGATCATTAAACCTGCCAGAAATGCAACCATGGTATCAGCGATGGTAACCATGGTAGCCGAGCTGATAATATTGTCCTGCCTGCCTATATAAGAACCGTACGTGATCAATGCCCCCATACCCAGACTCAATGAGAAAAATGCCTGCCCAAGCGCTGAGTAAATAGTAGCCCCATTAATGAGATCAAAATTGGGAATAAGGTAAAAGTTCACCCCATCCATAGCATTGGGCAAAGTAAGCCCGTAGATTATAATCAGGATCAAAATAACAAACAAAGTGGGCATTAATACCTTTGAAGTGCCTTCGATTCCTTTCTGTACCCCTTTGTAAACGATAAACGCCGTGAGGATCATAAAGGATATGCTGAATAACAGGTTATCGGAATAATCGGCAACATAATTATTAAAATAGCCTGCAAAGTCAGGTTCCTTAAGAATATCCCCAAAACTTACCTGTATAAAATAGCCAAAGGCCCAGCCCGCTACCACATTATAAAATGAAAGGATCATAACACCGCAAATGATACCGAAAAGCCCTACAAATGCCCATGATTTTCCACCAAGCTCCTTATAAGCCCCATATGGGTTAGCCAAAGTACGTCTGCCGACAGCTATCTCACCTACCATCACCGGCAAGCCTATCAAAAATATCCATGCTACATAAATCAGTAAAAATGCCGCTCCACCGTTTTGACCTGCCACATACGGGAATTGCCAAATATTACCTAATCCTACCGCCGATCCTGCCGCTGCGGCAATGAAACCTAACTTACTGGAAAAACCTCCCCTTGCTGCCATTGATAATTGCCATTTTATGAAGTATCAAAGTAAAGTTTAATTTTTCAGGGTTAAAAAACATTTAGCAAATAATCAACGGATCACTAGCCAAAGTATCACCAATACATTTCCAATACTGAGCTGAAAATCATGTATTTATAAAAAAAAATCATTCGGGGTATAATAATTGTACGGCTACCTGTTTTATAATAGAAGCCAGAACAGAATAGTATGAATATCAAGCCAATCGTTATCCTTATAGTACTTCACCTGACGAGCTATGGATTAATGCCGTCACAACAGATTCAAAAGCAAAGTGACCTGAAACTTAGCACAACAAGGGAAGAGGCAGATGCATTAACCGCTAACTATATCCGCTCCTATCCAAACCCTACCAATGGTCCACTTTCTATAACAATGGGTAAGGCCTACAATAAGGTGACAGTAGAAATACGGTCATTATCGGGAAAACTGATAAGTAAAGAGCAGTATGACAACACTGACGAGATAAATACCAATATAAGTGCACCCCGGGGCATATACCTGCTGAGAATAACCGGAGATGACCAGCATCTGATGATTTACCGAATCACAAAAGAATAATAAAGAGGCTAATTTTGCTCCTGTTCAAGAACCTGTAGCTCCTCTTCTGTAAATAAGCGGGATTTAATAATGAAACGAATGCCCAGAGGTATTTCCAGTGAAAAACTGGAACCACGCCCTTCTGTTATATGCAAAGTAAGGTGAGTATGCTTCCAATATTCAAACTGGTCTCTCGACATGTAAAACGGACAATTGGCAACTTCCCCTAATAGTACGTCACTCTCTCCTACCTTGAAATCGCCATCCTCAAAACACATCGGCTGCGACCCGTCACAGCACCCCCCGCTTTGGTGAAACATCAAAGGCCCGTAGCGTTTTTGCAGCTGATCTATGACCTCAAGGGCGTCTTCTGTGGCTTCAATACGTTTAACCATGGCTTTGCTCTTTTTATAAAGTAAGATGGAGCTGCCTGATTGCCCATCAGACAGCCCACCTTAACCCTTAAAACACATCATTTGATTAAAAAAAACCAAGTTTATTCTTATCATAAGAGATCAGCATATTCTTGGTGTTGCGATAATGATTAAGCATCATCTTATGGTTTTCTCTGCCGAATCCGGACTTTTTATATCCACCAAATGGAGCATGTGCAGGATAGGCATGATAGCAGTTTACCCAAACACGGCCTGCCTGGATTGCCCTTGGTATCTGATAGATTTCATGTGCATCGCGCGTCCATAAGCCGGCACCGAGCCCATAAAGTGTATCATTGGCTATGTTTATGGCTTCTTCTGTATCTTTAAACGTGGTAACTGAAGTTACAGGACCAAAGATCTCCTCCTGAAATACCCTCATTTTGTTGGTACCTTTAAATATGGTAGGTTCTATATAATAGCCGTTCTCTAGTCCTGAATTAAGCTTAGCCGGCCCGCCGCCACACAAAACCTCTGCACCCTCCTGCTTACCAATGTCCATATAAGAAAGGATTTTTTCAAACTGGTCATTGGAGGCCTGAGCACCCATCATAGTATCTTCCGCCAGCGGATGCCCCATTTTAATGGACTTGGTGCGCTCCACTACCCTGTCCATAAAGCGGTCATACACTGACTCATGAACAAGGATCCGTGACGGACATGTACAGACTTCTCCCTGGTTCAGTGCAAACATAGCGGCTCCTTCAACACATTTGTCAAAAAACTCGTCATCAGCGTCGGCTATACTGGGCATGAATATATTAGGAGATTTGCCTCCCAGCTCCATAGTTACCGGAATTAGGTTTTCTGATGCGTACTGCATAATCAATCTTCCCGTCGTGGTCTCGCCGGTAAAGGCCACCTTGGCTATTCTTGGAGAATTGGCCAGTGGCTTACCTGCTTCAGGTCCAAATCCGGTCACAACGTTGATCACCCCCGGAGGTACTACCTCCTGAATCAGCTCCATTAGCACCATAATGCTGGTAGGCGTTTGTTCTGCCGGTTTTACTACCGTACAGCAGCCTGCAGCAAGTGCCGGAGCAATTTTCCATGTAGCCATCAGTAGCGGGAAGTTCCAGGGTATGATTTGCCCTACAACCCCTAGCGGTTCTTGCAAATTGATACTTATGGTAGTTTCATCATGCTCTGATATTGTACTTTCATCTGCCCTGATAACACCGGCAAAATACCTGAAATGATCAACACACAACGGTATATCTGCAGCCCTTGTTTCTCTGAGCGCCTTCCCGTTATCCACAGTTTCTACCCGGGCAAGATATTCAAGATTACTTTCTATAATATCTGCTATTTTAAGCATAACTCTGCTCCGCTCGGCAGCAGCTGTTTTAGACCATTTCGGAAAAGCCTGATGAGCAGCATCCAGTGCCTTGTTAATATCTTCCTTATTACCTCTGGCTGCTCTTGTAAAAGGCTCACCATCAATCGGGCTGATGTTATCAAAATATTCACCACTGCTCGGAGAGGTCCATTTGCCCCCGATGAAATGATCGTAATGAGGTTTGAACTCAGGCCTTTCTATTGATGCCTTTTTCTGGGTTACTGTTTCCATTTCCTTAATTTTTTGGTTTACAGCCATAAGTTCATAGATAAATTTGTCTAAAACTTTGCTGCAAGTCCAAATGAATATGCTCACAGTCTATTTCTGCATCAACTGACTTAAATCATATATTATCCCTTAGATTTTTTAAAGAAAAGATGTAAATTTAAATTATACCCTCTACCCCATGAATAAGCACCTTATCGACAGATTTCCCATCAGGGAGGAACGGTCCCTTTTTACGCTGGTGGAGAACAGGACTTCTTATTCATTCGAGATGTGTGAATTAAACCTGTTTGAGACTCATCAGAGTGTGGAGAATGTAAATCTTATGTTTGACCACTTTGTGCTGACGAGCATGCTTTCCGGCAAAAAGATCATGAAGTTAGCCAAACATGAATCATTTGATTACCTGCCCGGTGAGTCTGTTATCCTGCCTCCGGGAGAACTGATGAATATAGATTTCCCAGAAGCAAAAAGAGGTAATCCTACTCAATGTATAGCACTTACTATTTCTGATGAAGTAATACAAAAGACTTTTGATCTGCTCAATGAATATCATCCAAAAGATCCAACATGGGGACAATGGAATATTGACCCGGCGTATTTCCACCTGACTAATAATAAGGAGCTGGCTGACACCATCAACCGCATCATAAGGATAACGAAAAGTGAGCAGGGTAAAGCAAAGGACATCATGGTTGAACTCACTTTAAAGGAAATGCTGGTGAGGCTAATGCAAACCCAGGCGCGCCTGCTCTTCGAAAGCTCCTACCACCTTCTTTCAAATAACAACGCTCTTGCCGCCACTATCAAATACATAAAGGAAAACCTTACTTCAAAAATAAACATTGACAAGCTCTCGGATAAGGCATGTATGAGCAGGGCCAGTTTTTTTAAGAAATTCAGGGAGGCTATAGGAGAATCCCCGGCCCAGTATATCCTGAAGGAGCGCATAAAACTTGCCCAGACACAATTAAAATCTTCTGCCGTCAACATTACAGAAGTCTGCTTTGACTGCGGTTTTGAAAACCTTTCCCACTTTATCAAAGCCTTCAAAAGTGAAGTTGGAATGACCCCGAAAGCGTATCAGGTGGCTTGTATGCAGTAAAACACTTTAATGGCGTATCCTTCAGGACATACCTAAAGTGCTCTGGCACAGCTTTTCAGATTTAAAATAAGGAGAGCAGTACTTTTATCAACTAATAATCCGTCCATCTTCCATGGTGATAATACGGTCGGTTTTTTCTGCAAAGTCGTGGTCATGAGTAACTACTAATAGAGAGAGATGTTGCTCATGGCTTAGTTTTCGCAAAATGTTAAAAACATTCTCAGAGTTTTTACTGTCAAGGTTACCGGTAGGCTCGTCGGCCATGATAATGGTGGGCTCGTTAATTAATGCCCTGGCGATGGCAACACGCTGTTTTTGTCCTCCGGAAATACGTGAGGCCAGTTTACCTGCCTGGTCACCGATGCCTAAAAGTTCAAGCTTTTGCATAGCATCTTCTTTTATTTGAGCAGATCCTTTTTTAGCCAGCTTAAGTGCGGGAAGCATAACATTTTGTAAAATGGTAAACTCCGGCAACAAGTAATGAAATTGAAAAATAAACCCTATCTCGGAATTGCGAACAGCAGACAACTCCTTACCCGATTTACCAGTGAGCTTTTCTCCGGAAAGGTATAGTTCCCCTGTATAGTCCGAATCCATGGTCGACAAAATGTATAGCAGTGTAGACTTTCCGCACCCTGACTTTCCCATAATGGATACAAACTCTCCTTTCCTGATACTGAAAGAGATATCCTTCAATACATGAAAAGGCACCGGATCGGTAAAATATTTATTGATTTTTATTGCCTCTAGTACATTGATCATCATATGATATTTACTGACCTCTGATAATTTCCACAGGATCTATGCGCTCAGCTCTTCTCGCCGGCAGATATCCCGCTAAAAATGTAGAGACTATCGCAAATACAATCCCTATCAGGTAGTACAGCGGATTGAAGTTTACCGGAAAAGTCTTAATAGTTGGCAGTGCCTCGGTCTCAAAAGGTGTATGATCGATCAAAACTGAAATAAAGTAACCGAAAACAAGGCCTGTCACACCCCCAACCACACCAATGAGCATGGCCTGGCTGATAAATATCATTTTCACATCCTTTCCTGAAAAACCAGTAGCCTTGAGTATAGCGATATCATTCATTTTCTCATAGATCATCATGTTCAGAATGTTGTAGATACCAAAACCCGCCACAATGAGTAAGGTTATGGAAACAGCGTAGGTAATGATATTGCGGATGCTTGTTCCTGCTTCAAATTGGGCATTGGCGGTATTAATGTCTACGGCTGTTAAATTATATTGCTTCCTGATCTCATTACTCATGGGTACAGCATCATCAATATTATGGAGCTTTACATTAATATCGGTAATATAATTGTTGCCCTCTCCCATAATCCTCTGAGCTGTTTTCAGGTTGGTATAGCTCTGAATATTATCAATTTCCGCAAGTCCGCTCTGATAGAGCCCAACTATTTTCAATGGGAACATTTCCCCCGTGGCTGTTGCAACCTGGATTTTATCCCCCATATCCAATGACATTTTTTTAGCTATTCCTGCGCCTAAAAGAATACCATTATCATTTCTTGCGAGGTTCTGGGGCTCACCTTTCACAATGTAATCAGCTATGTTAAATAGCCGCACCTCCTCCATTATATCAACACCGTTAATAATGCCATTCAGTTTAATGGAACCTGCGACATAAAAAACCTGGGCCTTTACCTGGGGGGTTACACCGCGTACTCTGGAATCACTGCGCAAATAATCCAGCAGAGGCAGGGCATTGTGTATTCTTTCCTGGTTCTGTTTAGGTTTTACAGAATGCACTATATTGATGCCTCCAGCAAACTCCTCTATCAGGTCAACCGGTTGTTGTTTGCTGGGCCTGATCTCATTATAAATGTGCACATGTGGCGTTCTATCTAGTACAAGGTTGTCCAGCAGGTGATTTAGTCCGGTCATAAAACTGACCAGAATGATAAATGTGCCGATGCCGAAAGTAACGCCCAACGCCGCGATGGAAGACTGCTTTAACCTGGATAACAGATGCGTTTTGGAAATGGAAAGAATAACCGGCCAGTTCATAAATCAGGGTTTATAGATATAAGTACTGGTATCGAGCCCACTGACAATCTCAATATTTTCCATGCTATAGAGCCCGGTTTTCACCTCCAGCAGTCCCTCTTTGGTTTTTACCCGATTCTCTGTCACCAGGTAGTTTCGCGGAATTATTACAGCATTACTCTTTTTACGGATCACAATATTGGCTTCACCTGAAAGACCAGGATAAAGTATGCCGGGAGGTTCTTTAAATACCGCCTCTGCCGTAAATGTCTGTGTCCTCGTATTTTTCTGTGGATAAATCTTGGTGAGTATTGCATCGTACACTTTCCCTTCGTAGGCATCAAGAGTGATAAGCACCTGTTGCCCTACTTCAACTCTGGCAATATCAACTTCATCAATCAACATTTCTATAATAAAATTGCCGGCACTGCCTATGGAGGCAACAGGCTCCTGTAAACTCACAAGCTCGCCCGGCTCCTTATAAATGCTATAAACTTTGCCTCTGAACTCACTCATAACAGTATAGTCCCGGCTGGCTACAAGCGATGTCTTATAGTTAACCTTTGCCTGTTCGAGTTGAGTTTCCAGCTCATTCCTGGTTCTTTGATACCGGCTTCTCAAGGCTTGTAAATTCTTTTGTGATATTTCATAGGCTGTTTCCCTGGTATCATACTCATTTCTGGTGCCTACATTCTGTTCCCAAAGCTTTTTCTGTCTGTAAAAATTAACAGAATCCTGCCTCAGTCTTAGCCGCGCTGCCTCTATATCCTCTTTTAATTCCTTAAGCACTGCAGCATTTCCCTTTAGATTGTCTCTGGCTAATTCCAGAGCCAGTTTAGCTTTTTCAGTATTCAATTCAGGAGCGTCATTGGTTATTTGCATGATCTTCTCCCCTTTATCCACGATTGTACCCTCATCTGCATAAACCCTGGCGACTATACCTCCCACGGCCGCATGAGCATTGTATAAACTGTCGGGCTGTACTGTTAAGGAGGCATACACGGACTCTGTAATTGTAGCCAAATGAGGTTTCACCTTTTCATTATCATTACCGCATGAGGCTATCAATAGAATCAGAAAGGTGTTAAATATTAATCTTAAAGGCATTACTTATTTTTTTGTGAAGCTATTGTTCTGTCATAAACTTTAACAGGTCAATGATCAAATTTTATTCTGACATTTATCATAATTAACTAAATCACGGGATGAAGTAATATGCACTTCTTCTCGTCGTGCAAGGGTATGTCTCTCAGGCCTGTACAAAGGTTCACTCATGAAAGAAATTTAGTAATTCAAAATCATCATTTAAACGTTTGATACTCCTTTAAGTTTTGGCTTTGGAAAAGCTAAAAATTAAAGCTAAATTAAAATACGGCAACAAACTATCAGTGTATGAATCCCCCATATATCATTACCTGCTTAAGGAAGCTTATTCTCTTTGAATTTTGTTCCAAACGAACTTTACTCCTCAACCTATCTGCAAATACCTCTTAGCAAAGCAGGTAAAGTTTGCCTGATATCAGTCTTATTTTTGATTTTGTATTCACCCCAAAATACATAAACCTTGAATATATCGATAAGAAAAAGAATAAAGCACAAGTTAATCGCAGCTTTTGGAGCCGTTTTGGCATTGTCGTTCCTTTTAGCAGGCTGGGGTTATTACTCCATCAATAAAATAATGAACCACCAGAACCTGAACCAAAGAATAGATGACATCTCTATTATGGTACTTCAACTGAGACGTGCAGAGAAGGATTTTTTGATGCGGGAAACAACCAATCCGGAGTTTTTTCAAACCGGTAAAAGCCAGTATTTAACTGTGATAAATGAAATTACTCAAAAGCTACAGGAGGAACTTTCGCAGTTAAAGCAACATCCGTCAAGCGGGTCAATGGAGCTGAAAGACTCTTTTGATGCTATGAGAAAAACCATTGAACAGTACAGTGAAAAGCTTAAACAAATAGGCGAAACCGTCAAAGAAAGGGGTTATAAGGACTGGGGGCTGGAAGGTGAGTTGCGTAAGGCAATCCATGAGGTTGAAAATACGAACTTCCCCTACGACCGTGCATTGATGCTGACCCTTAGAAGACATGAGAAGGATTTTTTGCTAAGAAAGGAATTAGTGTATCCCGAGAAATTTAACCGGGACGTAGAAGAGTTTAAGTTATCGATAACAAATGCAGAAAACACTGACAGCAGCGCTGTATTTCAAGATCAGCAAAATACGATACTCAATAATCTGGATAATTATCAGAGCACGTTCAACCAGATTGTAGAAGCAGAGATGAAACTGGGGTTGAATGAGAAATCCGGACTGAGAGGAGAACTCAGGGCCATAGTGCATGAAATGGAGCCTCTCATAGAAAATCTGGAAGCCCGTATCCGCTCAACAACTTCATCCATCATTGATAATACTCTTCTTTTTTTTCTACTGGTATTTATTGTCCAACTTGGCGCTGGCCTGGTTATAAGTATCCGGTTTTCAAACAAGCTTACCGCAAATATTAAAAGGATCAAGGCTGGCATTGTTACCTTGTCGCAGGGTAAATTTCCTGATGAGGTGGATATAGCCAGCGAAGACGAGCTAGGAGAAACCCAGGCCGCCACCAATAACCTTGTAGAAAGGATAAAAACTGCAGCGGACTTCACCCTAAGTATCGGGGAAGGCAGGCTGGACCAGCAGTATGACGAAAGATACAAGGATGATGTACTGGCAAAAGCACTTCTTGATATGCACCAAAAGCTCAAGGCTGCAGATGAAGAGGATGAAAAACGAAATTGGGCCACCAAGGGTCTGGCTGATTTTGGTGAGATTATCAGAAACAATGAAAACAACCTGCGTGAACTTAGCCATAGAGTAATTTCCGATCTGGTGAAGTTCGTAAATGCCAACCAGGGCAAGTTATTTGTACTTAATGATGAGGACAACAATACCATTGGCGAACCTCATCTTGAACTCTATGCAGCTTATGCGTGGAAAAGACAAAAACACCAGAATCAAATCATCTCTAAAGGAGAAGGACTATCGGGACAGGCCTGGTATGAGCAGAAAAGCATTTACCTTAAGGAAGTGCCTGAAGATTATATCAAAATAAGATCAGGACTTGGAGAGGCAGTGCCCACCAGTGTACTGATAGTACCGCTGGTAGTAAATGAAACTGTATTTGGGGTTATAGAACTGGCCTCACTTAAAGAATTTGAAGATTATCAAATCAACTTCATAGAAAAACTGGCGGAAATAATTGCCGCAAGCCTTTCCAGTGTGAAAATAAATGAAAAAACAAAAAGCCTGCTGGAGCAGGCACAGCAGCAATCAGAGGAAATGAGAGCCCAGGAAGAGGAAATGCGCCAGAATATGGAAGAGCTATCTGCCACACAGGAAGAAATGGGAAGAAAGGAAAAGGAATACCTCAAAAAGATTGAGGAACTTGAAAGCAAACTGGCCGAACAACCGGCCGAGTAGAAAAAAAACAAACTCTTTCAATTTATGTCTATACAGCCACTTACAAAAAGTGGCTTTCTCATTAAATCTCTAACGGTATTTAATTACAAAAATCTAAATTAGCGCCATCAAATCCTCTACAGCGCTACCGCTATGAATGAAAATACAGAAATCGTCAACATTTTACGAAATCAGGAGTTTGAAAATAGCCTGATTGATGAAATACTTACTGTCGGAAGGCTCAAAAAGGTGCAGAAGGGTGCCAGTGTAATCACACCAGGATCAAAAGCAAGTGAAATTCCACTGGTCATTGATGGTACACTTAAGGTGATGCGGCAGGATAAGGATGGCAGCGAGATATTTCTATACTATCTCGAGGGCGGTGAAGCCTGTGCCATGTCAATAACCTGCTGCCTCGAAAATAAAAAGAGCCAGTTTAATGCCGTTGCTGAGGAAGATTGCCTGCTATGGATGATACCTATGGGAACACTTGATGCATGGATAGCGAAATACCCTTCATTCAGAAAATTTGTATTTACCTCCTATCAGAAACGCTTTGACGAGTTATTGACCGCCATCGACAGCATGGTATTTATGAAGATGGACCAGCGACTGTACAAGTATCTGCTGGACAAAAAGCAGGCTTCAGGCTCATTTGAGATCCACAAAACCCATGAGCAAATTGCCCGCGAGCTAAATACCTCGCGAGTAGTAATCTCAAGGTTGCTGAAGCAACTGGAAAACGAAGGAAAAATAGAGCAGTTTAGAAATAAGATAGAAATACTGTAACGATAAGCCGGTTGCTCTTACTCTCTGTAACATTTGTTACAAACCTCATATAACCCGTACCTTACTTTTGCTGGTTGAAATTAAAAACTGAACCGGTAAAATGAAAGAAGCAATAGATTTTATAAGTCAGCCATGGCCCTGGTACGTGGCAGGCCCTGTAATAGCCCTTGTTATGTTCTCCTTATTGTTGCTTGGGAATAATTTTGGGCTTTCCGCCAACCTTCGTTCCATGTGCGCAATACTTGGAGCAGGAAAGCATTGTGAGTTTTTTGACTTTAACTGGAGAGCACAGGCCTGGAACCTTGTTTTTGCCGCAGGGTTGATCATCGGCGGCTATATAGCGCATGCTTTCCTTACACCATCTGGGGGAGTAAACATTTCGTCGCAAACTATCGCCGACCTTCAACAGCTGGGTATAGAAGACCCGGGTAAATCACTGGTACCTGAAAACCTCTTTTCATGGCAGTCACTCGCCACCGTTAGAGGTTTTATTATGCTGGTTGCAGGGGGCTTTCTTATAGGTTTCGGCACACGGTATGCAGGTGGCTGCACCTCCGGACATGCCATCAGCGGGCTCAGCGATCTACAGCTGCCCTCCCTGATTGCTGTAATAGGCTTCTTTATAGGAGGCTTACTCGTTACCTATCTTGTACTACCTTTTTTACTCACCATCTAAAAACACTTTTTAACAATGAAAATATTGAGATACCTGATCATTGGGATCATTTTCGGGATCACTCTGGCCAAGGCAGAGGTGATCTCCTGGTATAGAATTTATGAAATGTTCAGATTTCAAAGCTTCCACATGTATGGCATAATAGGTTCCGCTATAGCTTTGGGTATTGTATTCGTACAGCTTATACGACGCTTTAAGCTTAATTCTGTTGATGGTAATCCTATACAGATCTACCCGAAACAACGGAGTGTTTCCAGATATTTATACGGCGGTATCATATTCGGATTAGGCTGGGCCATGACGGGTGCCTGCCCCGGTCCTATGTTCATTTTATTGGGAAATGGCGTAAGTGTAATCCTCGTAGTGATTGCAGCAGCACTACTGGGTACATATACTTATGGCTTACTACGAAATAAGCTGCCTCACTAACAGGCGCAAAGGTCTCCCGGGCATATCATGACAAAAGTCAGTTTTGTTAGTAACATAAGTTACACTGTTTCATCCTTCAGCCGGCGAAATTTATGCTATCGTTAATCAAAGTACATTTATTATGAAAGTAGAACAAATTTATACCGGCTGCCTGGCTGAGGCGGCTTATTATATCGAATCTCAGGGTGAGGTGACCATTGTTGACCCATTGAGAGAGGTGGCTCCGTACATTGAAAAATCAGAAGAAAACGGAGCCAGGATTAGGTATGTGCTGGAAACCCACTTCCATGCAGACTTTGTATCAGGACATCTCGATCTCGCAAAGAAGACCGGGGCCAGCATAGTCTATGGGCCGACTGCACAGCCAAACTTTGAAGCCCACATAGCTGCCGACGGAGAAGTTCTGCCACTTGGAAATATCAAAATTAAGGTACTACACACTCCCGGGCATACCATGGAGTCTGCAACCTACCTGTTGATTGATGAACAGGGTACAGAAAAGGCCATTTTTACGGGAGACACGCTGTTTATAGGTGATGTAGGACGTCCGGATCTTGCTGTAAAAACAAATTTAACAAGAGAAGACCTTGCAGGCCACCTGTATGATTCGTTGCGCCAAAAGATCATGCCCCTGGCTGATGATATAGTTGTTTATCCCGGTCATGGCGCCGGCTCGGCCTGTGGCAAAAATATGAGCGCCGAAACTACGGATACTTTAGGCAACCAGAAACGCTTCAATTATGCACTGAGGGCAGACATGACCCGGGATGAATTTATCAAAGAGGTAACCACCGGACTGGCGGAACCACCTCAGTATTTCCCTAAAAATGCAGTAATGAACAAAATGGGATATGAAAGCTTTGACAAGGTACTGTTACAGGGAACCGTAGGACTGGATATCCGGACCTTTGAAAACAAGGTGGAAAGGGAGAACGCCCTGATACTCGATACAAGAAAAAAAGAAGAGTTCGTTAAAGGCTTCATTCCCGGGTCTATTTGGATAGGTATAGAGGATAAGTTTGCTCCATGGGTCGGGGCACTGGTCACCGACCTCAGGCAGCCGATAGTTTTTATAGCTGATAAGGGACGTGAGGAAGAAGTGATCACCAGGCTTTCCCGGGTGGGATATGATAATACGCTTGGGTATTTGAATGGCGGCTTTGAGGTCTGGAAAAATTCTGACAAAGATATTGACACCCTTGACGAGATCGGACCACATGATTTCACAAACCTCTATGATATTGAGCAACTGAGTGTGCTGGATGTGCGCAAACAAAGCGAATACGCATCGCAGCATATAGAAGGTGCCATCAGCTTTCCACTGGATTTTATTAACAGAAACATGGAAAAGATCGATAGAAAAGCGCCTTACTACCTGCATTGCCAGGGCGGCTACCGCTCAGTTATCGCTGCATCAATACTTAAATCAAGAGGTTTTGATCAAATTATCAATGTGCGCGGCGGAATTAATGAGATAGGGAAATCATGTATAAAACTCACTTCTTATCGTCAGCCTGAAACCATGTTGTAGACCTCCATAATTAGTACAAAAAACCCGCCCCGCTCTATTATAAAGCAGGGCGGTTTCATTTTACTGCCTTCTCAATAGAATCTGCTTCTGTGTAAAATTATAGGCGGCATCCAGAAACTCTACAAGTCAAGACTTGATAACAAAAGTGCAGGGAAGTAACCATTTTCCTGGAATAAAACCAAACGTT
This region of Fulvivirga ulvae genomic DNA includes:
- a CDS encoding MBL fold metallo-hydrolase, whose protein sequence is MKVEQIYTGCLAEAAYYIESQGEVTIVDPLREVAPYIEKSEENGARIRYVLETHFHADFVSGHLDLAKKTGASIVYGPTAQPNFEAHIAADGEVLPLGNIKIKVLHTPGHTMESATYLLIDEQGTEKAIFTGDTLFIGDVGRPDLAVKTNLTREDLAGHLYDSLRQKIMPLADDIVVYPGHGAGSACGKNMSAETTDTLGNQKRFNYALRADMTRDEFIKEVTTGLAEPPQYFPKNAVMNKMGYESFDKVLLQGTVGLDIRTFENKVERENALILDTRKKEEFVKGFIPGSIWIGIEDKFAPWVGALVTDLRQPIVFIADKGREEEVITRLSRVGYDNTLGYLNGGFEVWKNSDKDIDTLDEIGPHDFTNLYDIEQLSVLDVRKQSEYASQHIEGAISFPLDFINRNMEKIDRKAPYYLHCQGGYRSVIAASILKSRGFDQIINVRGGINEIGKSCIKLTSYRQPETML